AAAATGATTGTGAATCATAACtctaattctgcttttgtggatttaattttttttgtatttggtaAATTGCTGTTAGCTCGTGTTGGTTTTTAAACATACCCCTGCTGTTTTGAGTTTAGGTAGAGATGAGATTTAATTCACGTCAATTGATTGCTGGTTCTAAATGGTGATTATAAATTCTTGTGTACATGTTTTACAAATGCTGTTGTTGTTGATCTTCTGTCTGGTTTGAGCATTACTGGAAAGAAAGGGTTGAGTGTctacataaaaaattaaaaggacaagaaaatacaaaataattttcaatcGGTAAACTGGAGGTGAAGGATAAGCATAGTATCAAACAAttgatttttctgctcattGTGTGGTAAAGATACCCAGTTGttgtcaaaataaatttaaaaaaaacaacaaaaaaaccccatccaaaAGCTCCATGCATATTTCTAAGGATAAAGTGATGCTATAAGCAGAGATTTGACTTGTTGAACGATTTAGATTTcaggataaaatattttgggtctGTACATGTGTTAACAGACCAGTTAAATTCTTGGGGTCAGCTAAAGAAATCCAACTCCGTCCCTGCTGGGCACCTAATATTGTTGTCCAGTAACAACCCAGAAAGGGCGTAGGAATGAGTTGATGTCCTGGTTCATTCAGGAGTGTCACACTGGATCCTACAGAGCTTGAAGCCTCACAATAACGCTGGCAGGGGAGAAGTGGACATCTCTGCAGAGCTCAAATCCAGTTAATGGCTAAGGAGCTTCTCAGGCTATAAAAGGATGTCTCCCCCATGCTTGTACATGTGAATCAAGTCCTGGTTTattccaaaactgaaaaatggacACATTCTGCACAACTAGagcagcttttttatttctaaatattctctctcttaCTTCCATAGGAAGAGCATTGTGAAATGgaggttatttttttcaaccctgtttttttgtttgtttggttttttacctACATCAGTTTCACTGTGTAGTCACCAGTTCTCTGttactttttcatcttatttgaatttttccttctgggacaaaaaagcaaaagaaaataacagtaaaCAGAATCACAACTTGTGGTTGGAATGAATCTGGACAGATAAACTGTGTTGTTAAGTCAGAGCCATTTCATGCTGGTTTTATGTTTTACAAATGGGTAGgtcataaaaaaattctgatgtgTACTACACATTTGCCCAGAGGGCAAGAGATAAACTCTGTAGTCATTTAAATTCAAGGACAGTTCATAACAGACTTTCCTGTTACTCTTGAGAAAATTTTTGCACTGTCAGAAGGACAGTTTGAACGGATGCAAATTTTCTCAGCACCAGGGTCTGCCATTTTATGACACACATGTGCTGCATAATTACGGCTGTATCCTCACAGCACCAGTGGAATATCACCTTTAATGTGTCTGTCTCAAAATAATACATACcaggttttgtttctctagAATTACATTGCATGGAGTACGTTTATTTTGTACAATGTGGAACAGGGATGATCTTTGTTGCATAGGAGGCCTAAAGCAATGAAGCCATCATTTGTGACTGgttccacacaaaaaaaatacacaaaatgattagaattttgtgtttgtcttaaaataacattaaaatgcatttttattttcttctttattggGAATTTGATATTGGAAATTGTGAGTGAATTTTATTAAGGTAAGGAagatttaatatattatttggATAATCTCCATGAGATTTATCCATAGCTAATCGTGCAATAATCACATCAGTGGTCCATGGCTGTCTTTTTCCTCACATGTGCAATGTTGGTTTATAAGGTCCTGTATGATTATAGGTACCCTTTGAGGGGATTATCATGGTagaaaatagaggaaaagaaaaattaggttTTGTTGGAGTAAGCCAATtgcaaaataaaccaatttTTGTTCTTGGCATTTTAATATAGCTCTTACTAAGCAATGTGAAGCAACCAAACATTATCACTTAGTATTATCTAATACTGTAATACAGGCCAATGTACTGTCACATGTACAAGCTATCCAGTGCTCCTGTGTTGAGCATCCTTATGGatatgtcttttctttctctcttgcctcCAGCTGTTTAatggttctttttttgtttctttgcttgccAAGGAGTTTCTTTGGTTTATGTTACATCAATCTCTTCTGTAGCTGTTATAGTTTGTTAAAAGATTACATATTGGATTCCAGGAGAGGATTCAATAGTATATTTAGCCATATGTAGGCAGACCTTAATATTTACACAAATCCATACTAAACTTGCAGAGGGGTGCTTGAATTTCAGGCTTAGTGCCCAGAACATGAATGTCTTTTCCTTGTTCCTTTAGAttcactgtttcattttgaGAAGTTCTCTCTGCCTTGGTTTGCATATGTAAAGTAAGGTGATAATGTGAGTTCTTTCTCCTGTAAACTGTCTTTCTTGCTATGAATTTTGCATTGTCTTAGTACAGATGTGGTTTATCTGCCTTTATTCTGAAATTTCCAAGAGTAGTCATATGCTGTACCCTGGAGGAGATGTTTGGGATCTGACAGTTGCCAGAGTTCAACTGCACCTTTCAACTTCTAggctaatatttaaaattctgattatttGGGGGAATTAATGTCTGTCTTTTAAGggtaacatttttctttattctttattgcagaagaatcaaaatgctaaaatagaaactgaaatgcaacATGGTATTGGGCTTTGAATAGTGAATAAATGAGTAATTGTTTTGGTCTTGGAGAGAAAAAGtattgtaaatttttttcaaagatatttgCAAGCTCTCTTTCTGAGTCATGGTTATCTGCATGTTTGCTGTTTTTAGGTGAAGAAAGGCACTGAACTGAATTGTTGCATAtgaatttttatgaattttgtATTACACAACTCTTAGCAACAGTATAAGCAGTGGAAGCTAAAGTGCTCTTTCATTCTGTggtggttttgctttcattatttacTGTTTACCAGTGGGCACATAAGTGAGTTACTGGTTTGACCAAATAAAGAGTTGCTGCCTTCAGTAATgactttcactttttttgccGTTAACATATGGCTTATACTCCTCAAAAATAGGCTTACTTTGAAATCAATGATATTAGGACCAAATTATTGAAAGCAGGAAGTAGAAATGAAAGTCTCAAAGGGGTAAGAAGGATTGATTCAGTGGCACAACTGGAGGCATCTAGTTTCATTTCAGATATACTCGAGtgcctcctccagctctccctCCAGAACGTCACAGATCTTCCATAAGGACCCCAAGCAATGGTACAAGCTTTTTATTCATGCACCAAACTTAGCTAATAACATTTCAGCTACTGATTACTTTATGTATATCCTTGTGAGGATGTAAAGGATAAAGACCAGTTTTTAAATGTGTGCTTATTTCCTGTGGTGTGTGTCATAGTTACCTGTAGATTATAACTACAGTTGTTCAACTAGGTACTGagttaaatgcagttttcaggAACGGCTTTTAATTGTCGTATGACAGATTTTTGCTACCTAGTAAAGGCATCATCAGTGGCATGTCCTATAAAAATTTGAGTAGAAAAACTAGTCTGGAAGACTAGAAGAGATCTAACATTGTAGAAACTACAAACAGAAATATGTGAGGTAGAGAAGATCTTGGAATAAAGTGCATGAGTTAATAAATGCTTGTAACTTTGGAAACCAACCTACTTTTCCTCTATTCTTGCAGCAAGTGCTATTTCAGGATTGCTTCAGAGGATCTCAGAtcttaaggaaaatattcatAACGGGAGATAATGCAGTCTAATACAAGAGGGCAGTTGCTTCTCAGTACCTTATGTATGTTAAaaaattttcaggaaagagTGTGCCAAACTTGTGATTGTAGGTGTATAATATCACCTATACAGAGATGCATATTTAAATCTAGACTGTGTGAAAGGTCAGAGGTAAAAGACACTCTGCAGAAGATTTGGATTCAGAAGCTGTCATATAGAAGCTAAAGTTAAATAATTCAGTCTCCTCCTGCACTGAAAGGCAAAGCATAATATTGAAGGATTACAGTTCACTTACAATGATACTGCCAAGTAAACCCtagagggaaagaaacagaattttccagAGGGTTTCaagttatatttcttttgtattcagGTGATGAACTAGCAAACTAGCCAtccctattattattattactattactattactattactattattattattattattattattattattattttattacattggcaagaaaaaagaaagaatagtcAAAAAAAATTGGATGCTTCAGTTCTGGGAAGGACAAAAATGATAGTGgagaatgtttttgtttttctgtgccttCACTGGGGCAagcttttctcactgttttcacTCTGGCTTTTGTGCAGGTGGTTGACCAGATTGACACACTGACGTCTGACCTGCAACTGGAGGATGAGATGACAGACAGTTCCAAAACGGACACGCtcaacagcagctccagcagcacaaCAGCTTCCAGCTTAGAGAAAGTCAAGGTGCGGGGCAGCGCACCGCTCATCAAGCCGCCCGCGCACCCCTCCGCTATCCTCACTGTGCTGAGGAAGCCGAATCCGCCCCGGCCTCCACCGCGACTGACACCCGTCAAGTGTGATGAGCCTCCAAGGCTGCCTCCTTCGGCCAACCCTGTCAAGACTAATGGTACCTTGCTGCGAAATGGGGGCTTGCCAGTTGGGCCCAACCGCATCCCAAACGGAGATATATGCTGTACACCGAACAGTAATTTGGAGAAAGTTGCAATGCAACCTCTGATGCACAGACCTGAGAAAGAGCGGTGTCCTCAGCCGGGAGCAAGGGAACGGGTACGATTTAGTGAAAAAGTGCAGTACCACGGCTATTGCCCTGACTGTGATGTTCGGTATAACATTAAAAACAGGGAGGTGCACTTGCACAGTGAGCCTGCCCGTGTTGTGGGAAAGCTGCCACACCAGTGCCCTCCTCTGCCACCTCCACCACCTCCGCTGCCTccatttccactggaaaatgGAGGATTGGGGATAAGTCCCAGTAATAGCTTTCCTCCTCCAAGACCTGCGACTGTGCCTCCACAAACCGCACCAAAACCCCAGAAGACCATCTTGAGGAAATCAACCACTACAACAGTGTGATGTATGCCACTTGAAACaactctttgttttttcctatatataaacataaataGGTAATGAGCACTTTCTACTTGAGCAATAAAAAGACCCAATGTATTACTCCCTGTGTCCAGTGAAGTGGCATAACAATCACATGGTAAGTACAAAGAGGAATGCTTGTTGATCTTATTTGTACTCACCAAAAAATGTCATTATGGCAAAGGatgctgaaaaaatattcatgcttTAGCTCATAGGTTGTAAATGTCTATTGCAGTTTCCTATCTGTAGCATGGCTTGAAagacagtgaaaggaaaattcagttCAAAAATACTGAGTGGTGGTTCATGATAGATTTCAATCTATCTGACATAAGGGAATAACCATTGCTCCTGGGTTTTGGGGAACTTCCTGTTTCTGGCAAgtaccttttaaaatgtcatttgaagAAGCAAAGTGGAGTACCAGATAACAGCTTTTGACTGAATTctagcaaatgcatttttctctgcctgaCTGAGTGAAGGCATTGTGTGTGGAACAGTGCAATGGGAGGTAATCATCGGACTTTCATGCAGCTTGATCTTTGGTGGGGAAGTAAAGAAGTAATTGAAAGGTGTGTTGACATGGCTTTGGAAAACTGAAttatctcactttttttttctcacttcctCAATGTGCCACAGCCAAGGTGAAGTACAGAGTTTTCAGGTGAGCAGGGACAGTCCCACTCAGTTCCCCCCCATTTCCACTGCTCCATCTGCAAAATGGTAGTAATACTTTATCTCATGTGTGATGGTGGTAGATTAAAACAACAAAGCGCAGTCCTGCGTTTTTCACAAAGGTTTTGTCTGGTGCAAATCTCTTTTTGAAGGCAAAGAAAGTTTTGCCTAAGGCCTTCAGGGACATCCACTTAATTCATGTAAAGAGCTTTGAAGTTGAAAAGCTCTGTGCAATTATGAAGCATTAACATGCAAAACAAGATATTTTACATGTTATCACAATTTGATAGTGAACCCAATTAATATTCTTACTAGTTGAAAAAAGTCCTcagtgtttttaattattttatgaaagaatGTTCTTTTATTCTCACAAAGAGAATTGTTGGGACCTAGAGTTAAAAAACATCCAATCAGTGAAGAAAATCTAATAACAAATCTGTTATTTACAAAAGTTCTGCCAAATGAATCTCAAATGGCCCAACAGCAGATGCTATATAAAAGCAGTAtgcttttttcagctgaaatgtaaaACATAGAATCGTAcaatcatggaatggtttgggttggaagggaccttaaagatcacctagttccaacccccctgccatgggcagggacaccttccactagaccagattggtcaaagccccatccaacctggccttgaacacttccagggatgggacatccacaacctccctgggcaacctgttccagtgcctcaccaccctcacagtgaagaacttcttccttacagctaatctaaatctaccctctttcagtttaaagccattactccttgtcctatcactacatgcccttgtaaaaagtccctctctggctttcttgtaggccccctttaggtgctggaaggctgctataaggtctccccagagccttctcttctccaggctgaacaaccccaactctctcagcctgtcttcataggagaggtgctccagccctctgatcatcttcgtagccctcctctggactcgttCCAACAGagggggccccagagctgaacatgGTACTCCAGGTGCAGTCTCACAAGaatggagtagagggggagaatcacctccctcgacctgctggtcacgcttcttttgatgcagcccaggatacggttggctttctgggctgcgagtgcacattgctggctcatgttgagcttcttgtcagccaacacccccaagtccttctctgcagggctgctctcaatccattctctgcccagcctgtatttgtgcttgggattgcctTCACCCgtgtgcaggacctggcacttggccttgttgaactttatgaggttcgcacaggcccacctcttAAGCCTGTCAAGGtgcctctggatggcatcccttccctccagtgtgtcaactgcaccacacagcttggtgttgtcagcaaacttgctgagggtgcactcagtcccactgtccatgttgccgacaaagatgttaaacagtgccgaTCCCAGTACCGACTCgtgaggaacgccactcgtcactggtctccactaggacatcgagccattgaccgcaactctttgagtgtgaccatccagccaattccttatccaccaagtgttccatccgtcaaatccatgtctctccaatttagagacaaggatgttgtgtgggacagtgtcaaatgctttgcacaagtccaggtagatgacgtcatttgctcttcccttatccaccaatgctgtaaccccattgtagaaggccaccaaatttgtcaggcatgatttgcccttgttggctgtcaccaatcacctccttattttccatgtgccctagcatagattccaggaggatccgctccatgatcttgccagacacagaggtgagactgactggcctgtagttccccgggtattcctttttgccctttttaaaaatgggggttgtgtttccccttttccagtcagtgggaacttccccagactgccacgacttctcaaatacaATGggtagtggcttagccacttcatctaccagttccctcaggacccatggatgcatctcatctcatcaggtcccacggacttgtgcaccttcaggttccttagatggtcttgaacctgatcttctcctaccacgggcagttcttcattctcccagtccctgcctttgcgTTCTATGACTTCAGCGGTGTGGCTGaagcacttgccagtgaagactgacgcaaaaaaaaatcattgagtacctcagccttctccatatcccaggtaaccacatctcccgtttccttctggagagggctcACATTTTCCCTaatcttccttttatcactgacatacctatagaagcttttcttgttgcctttgatgtccctggccagatttaattctatcatcagggctttggctttcttaacctgatccctggctgctcgggcaatttctctgtattcctcccaggctacctgtccttgcttccaccctctgtaggcttccttttttgtgtatgagtttgtccaggagccCCTTGTTCATacatgcaggcctcctggcatttttgcctgacttcctcttaGGTGGgatgcatcactcctgagcttggaggaggtcacccttgaatattaaccagctttcttgggccccttttccctccagggctgtatcccatggtatcctaccaagcagatccctgaagaggccaaagtctgctctcctgaagtcccaGGTAGCGAGTttgctgtgcaccctcctcactgccctaaggatcttgaactccaccatttcatggtcactgcagccaaggctgcccttgagcttcacattccccaccagcccctccttgttggtgagaacaaggtccagcatagcacctctcctcattggctcctctgtcacttggagaaggaagttatcgTCAACGCgttccaggaacctcctggaaTCTTATGCCCTGCagtgttgtccctccaacagatattggggtggctgaagtcccccatgaggaccagggcttgtgaacgtgaggctgctcctttCTGTCTATAGAGGCCTTCATCCGCTCCatcttcctggtcgggtggcctgtagcagaccccactctaatgtcacctgtccctgctctccctttaatcctgacccataagctctcggtTGGCTCCTCATGCATCCCCAggtggagctccatgcactccagctggtcattgacatagagggccACACCCCCTactcctcatctcccctgcctgtccttcctaaagagcctatggcaaaacagacaaaactagacaaaacagatttttaatttaaacttcCATTTACATGCATTAAACTGAAAACCGATCTTCAAGCAGTTTCCCTGCATACACATTACAGTACATTTAtagcatttaaatgaaaataataagaatAGTCATAACAGAAATTCTAACAGATAACTACACTTGGAAAACATTTGCAGTAAACAGAGATTGTATTTTGTGCAAATACACATTCAGGGTCTAAAGCTTCATGTTGTATTCCTTACATAAAAGTGGCAAAGCAAGGAAATTGTCTTAAATGCTTAATCATGCTTTCCCCACATGCTCCCCGTGTGCTTTTCATGATGCACTTTACATTTTGTATTATTTGACTATACTTAATCTCATGAGAGCTGTTGCCAAGTGAAGTCCTAGCACTTGCAGCAGGAGGCAGTAACTCATTCTGCATGTGTGCAAGATCTTTGCTGCCcaaatgaaatttctgtaaGGTGGATTCTGCTCACGCTCTGGGACTCCACAGCACCTCCCTTGTTCACACattgaaaattacatttacaaTCACTGGAACAATGTGTGGACATATCCACATTGTGTATctacaggtttttcttttaaaaagaaaacttctgctttctctttgacTTTATCACTACTGTGGAGATCATATACTAACTTTTATAAGctagtttaatatttttttctttcttaaaaaagctACAGTGTACAAGAAATTATAGGATAATGCAAATCAAACAttgcatattttatataaaatatttctgtttcatcataaattagagaaaataaCACTGGATAATTTTAGGGGGAAGGGTCTGCTGCACATGTCTTACCTCACTTGACTCAATTTTTCCAATATAAACTCATCTCTGATAGCAGAGCACAGTATTTCTCTTCTGGATTCTGTCCCTGGGCTTGTCAGAGTCTCATGAACATGTTAGTACCTTCAGATCAGATGCTGTACTCTATGGATGTGCATTGATATACAgtaaatttcagttctgttgcAGTGTTAAGTTTACAGTTCTCAGCTCTGGAAAGTTTAAGTGGCAtctgattttcagcatttcGTGTTCAGTTTTGGTATCCAAAATCTTCCATCTCGCACTTTGTCCTCTCTTTCAGAGGTACTTTCTTGTCACTTTCCCCATGGCTCCTGGGTACCCTTTCACAAACTACTGCCCTTCTTTGTGCATTTTCATGGCGGGAAAAGTGCTGtgctataaaaacaaaagatgcaGCTTTTCAAATGCAATGCTACTTTTGGCCAGAAATGCAGTTTCCAAATGTGAAGGAAATACATTGGTTTTCTGCAAAGTTTGCTAACCCAGGCTTTCTTTAATGCACCAAGGAATTCCAAGGTCTCTGTTAAATCATGGTATGAATGTTGAATcaattcttctgttttaatgaaaatgtctcTGGCCTGTGTTCTATTGTAAGGTATTTTTATCAATATAAAAATTTCACATTATTAACATGACAGAATAAAATTCAGGTTGAAACAGATGAACTTGCCAGGCATGGGAAACAATTAACTTTAAGCTTTGCAGCACTGTCTGGAAACTTCTAATAAAAATGGCATAAGAAAGAATGCAATACTATATTCAGCCAGCAGtgttttttacatttgtattgGGAATGTCATCTCTGTGAAGCATTTTTGAACACCTATAACATAGCATGGTTGACACCTTACTGAGGAAAACACAATAAACGAACCAGAACCAGATAGGAATTGTCTGCCTTTGAAATGTAGATGTAATATCTTTAAGATTATATTTAGTGTTTTGCAAAGATGTTAATACCTGAAAAACTGAAAGGTGAGTAACAGTACTGAGAGTTTTAATTCAACATTTGCCATCATTTCAGACTGCTGCTCCGTTTTGATTCCCCAAAGGTATTTTAGTGCAAATGGAAGGAGAAGGTGGTTCTATCAATTTAATGAAGGGGACGAGCttaggaaaatggaaagaagcaatgaaaattGCTTAATTTGTAATAATGGCCTTGATTCATAAGAGCTAGCATATGGATACTTTGTAAGAAAGGAGCACTAGGAGAGTAAAATCCAGTAACAATCCTATTTAAGGACATAAGGTAAGAATCTTCAAAAAGATCGTGGATCTTTTTATCACCTAGTGAAAGTcactgttcttccttctctcttgtcTTCTGGCGTTGTTACACCTTTCATCACATCATCCATTGttcacagaaacaagaaaagattcGAAATCTTCATCcaccttttttattattaaatcagtattttatttaaaatgttatgtgaAGTAAGTAAAGTAGACTACAGCTCTTGTTGACGTCCTTCAGATAACTTGATTACTGTTTTTTGAAGCAAACAGTGCAGTGTGAATGCTTTAATTACCAGAGGGGGCTGTATATGCCCTCTGGACCTGCTCAGATCTCTTTGTTTCCATGTTCTAACTATAGCTTTCCTTTCAGTGATACCAGGAACAGTAATTTTACATGTGGAGATAAAATCATGCTATGGTTGCTACGTCACTCGTCTGATTTACTCCTAAAGAGGGCATGAGTATTGGGCACATATTTTTACAGAGGCAGCATTTCTCATTCCCAGTTTGTATGTATGCTGTGATCCATGCTTTTTCAGAGGAGGTTTGTATGTAGAAGCAAAATACCTATCCACTGTTCAAACTAGTAACAATAGTGAAAGCATCAGGCTTAGAGCTGCAGTGAGGTCTTGTAAAGTGAGATATGCACAAAGGTATGCGGTAGAAGTGTCTATGGTAAACCATGGTAAGCACAAT
The nucleotide sequence above comes from Gymnogyps californianus isolate 813 chromosome Z, ASM1813914v2, whole genome shotgun sequence. Encoded proteins:
- the PRR16 gene encoding protein Largen — protein: MSAQSKGTASSSSLPSEGPPAASKAKVKEQIKIIVDDLELVLGDLKDVAKELKEVVDQIDTLTSDLQLEDEMTDSSKTDTLNSSSSSTTASSLEKVKVRGSAPLIKPPAHPSAILTVLRKPNPPRPPPRLTPVKCDEPPRLPPSANPVKTNGTLLRNGGLPVGPNRIPNGDICCTPNSNLEKVAMQPLMHRPEKERCPQPGARERVRFSEKVQYHGYCPDCDVRYNIKNREVHLHSEPARVVGKLPHQCPPLPPPPPPLPPFPLENGGLGISPSNSFPPPRPATVPPQTAPKPQKTILRKSTTTTV